One genomic region from Nitrospira sp. CR1.1 encodes:
- a CDS encoding HNH endonuclease, which produces MIESPQSFVVREECQKAASQNGFRRILGEEAGWAAFGSTTAHGTIHLAAGGPHGPWFLALDHRSVIQELNLPAAVVPGPGPARFLFDTLGELYAVLHRVYKLGISLPDAPLREFEVKVASLPRTTEAERLVVQRIGQDIFRNRLMDYWQGRCPLTGISDPALLRASHIVPWSECDSDAERLDVHNGLLLSALWDAAFDRALVTFNDDGRPEFSPRLSKHACAELRWCSPIPLRDEHRRRLARHRERTRTLSQHLDIMNFGDE; this is translated from the coding sequence ATGATTGAATCGCCCCAATCCTTTGTGGTCCGTGAGGAATGCCAGAAGGCCGCATCTCAGAACGGCTTCCGCCGCATTCTGGGGGAGGAGGCTGGCTGGGCGGCCTTCGGCTCGACCACTGCGCATGGGACAATTCATCTCGCTGCAGGTGGACCGCATGGGCCATGGTTCCTTGCGCTCGACCATCGCAGTGTCATTCAGGAACTGAACTTACCCGCTGCAGTTGTTCCTGGCCCAGGCCCCGCCCGCTTTCTCTTCGACACGCTCGGCGAACTTTATGCGGTGCTGCACCGCGTCTACAAGTTGGGCATCAGTTTGCCCGATGCGCCGCTGCGGGAGTTCGAGGTGAAAGTTGCAAGCTTGCCCCGGACGACGGAGGCTGAACGGCTGGTCGTCCAGAGGATCGGGCAGGATATCTTCCGCAACCGCCTGATGGATTACTGGCAGGGGCGTTGCCCCCTGACCGGCATTTCCGACCCGGCCCTGCTGCGCGCTTCGCACATCGTACCCTGGAGCGAATGTGACAGCGATGCCGAACGGCTTGACGTGCACAATGGTCTTCTCCTTTCCGCCCTTTGGGACGCCGCATTCGACCGCGCGCTCGTGACCTTCAACGACGATGGCAGGCCCGAGTTCTCGCCCAGGCTTAGCAAGCATGCATGCGCAGAGCTCCGGTGGTGCTCGCCTATTCCTCTAAGAGACGAACATCGTCGCCGGCTCGCTCGCCATAGAGAACGAACACGAACGCTATCTCAGCATCTCGACATTATGAACTTTGGTGACGAATGA
- a CDS encoding DUF2326 domain-containing protein, protein MADQADLFPSVIGPPKAPEGRAEPRLWIRRLAIFENPQRLIRNVPLKPGLNIIWTPDMSSSGSRALAHGSGKTTFCRLLRACLGEPGYATDAQWLRLMTRLPNGLVAAEILIDGACWVSIRPLGLPGGEFVVQADSVEGAIARGRREGDQTSIDPVIITSFFSAIAGATPPEVSCDQVWDVLRAWLTRDQECRLADILAWRSSQTQTRSRAQVLGETVKLTMVRLALRALDAEERAAAAREQELVAAVEEERRRHAYQQHRYAEGLQAVRRALNVGDEVGFDDTIDQKGLVSLAEAAFAAAMRTALPKPPDVGSIFARLKALNEERGALVTRQQQFGNEAHFKRGEAERFRSEAKIGEIDITQGRVRVCQICRVPVDEVLAKGCGISLERCDLPAIRAAIAEKQKKAAELDSEANAAEQEVKRVAALIQQLIPRQQVLEAEAKAADATSRAALAAAKEVQDRIYLVRRTLDDVRSLRESEKKGKPTPPETAALEAVRAELKLGQSRARSAIRTLEERYQGIMATWLPDGVQGSIKLDGNGLKVDAEFSGRGEVSTAALDSLKIVAFDLAALHLAIEEKADLPPFLVHDSPREADLDGQLYAGLFKLVHQWEEKTRVPCFQYIITTTTAPPPELQGDSHVKLRMSSTPAEERLFRMDV, encoded by the coding sequence GTGGCTGATCAGGCTGACCTGTTTCCTTCGGTGATCGGTCCGCCAAAGGCGCCGGAAGGCCGTGCCGAGCCTCGACTCTGGATCCGCCGGCTGGCCATATTCGAGAACCCACAGAGGCTCATCCGCAATGTCCCACTGAAGCCCGGCCTCAACATCATTTGGACGCCGGATATGTCGAGCAGCGGTAGCCGCGCCCTTGCCCACGGCAGCGGCAAGACCACCTTCTGCCGCCTGCTCCGGGCCTGTCTGGGCGAGCCCGGCTATGCAACCGACGCCCAGTGGTTGCGCCTCATGACACGGCTTCCGAACGGCCTGGTTGCGGCCGAGATTCTGATCGACGGCGCGTGTTGGGTTTCCATTCGTCCGTTGGGACTACCAGGCGGGGAGTTCGTCGTTCAGGCGGATTCCGTCGAAGGCGCGATCGCGCGGGGGCGCCGTGAAGGCGATCAAACATCCATCGACCCCGTCATCATCACCAGCTTCTTCTCGGCAATTGCGGGAGCGACGCCGCCGGAGGTCAGCTGTGACCAGGTTTGGGATGTGCTCCGGGCCTGGCTGACGCGCGATCAGGAGTGTCGCTTGGCCGATATTCTCGCGTGGCGTTCATCACAGACCCAGACCCGTTCCCGCGCGCAGGTGTTGGGTGAAACAGTCAAACTGACCATGGTGCGCCTTGCCTTGCGCGCTCTCGACGCGGAAGAGCGCGCTGCCGCCGCCCGCGAGCAAGAACTCGTGGCCGCAGTCGAGGAGGAGCGTCGCCGCCACGCCTATCAGCAACATCGATATGCTGAAGGCCTGCAAGCGGTGAGGCGCGCATTGAACGTCGGCGACGAGGTCGGGTTTGACGACACGATAGACCAGAAGGGACTGGTTTCACTGGCAGAAGCCGCTTTTGCCGCCGCCATGCGAACCGCTCTACCCAAGCCGCCGGATGTCGGCTCGATCTTTGCGCGTCTGAAGGCGCTCAATGAGGAGCGCGGTGCGTTGGTGACCAGGCAACAGCAATTTGGGAACGAGGCACATTTCAAACGAGGAGAAGCTGAACGCTTCCGCTCGGAAGCGAAAATAGGTGAGATCGATATTACTCAAGGTCGAGTCAGGGTCTGTCAAATTTGCCGGGTTCCGGTGGATGAGGTTTTGGCCAAGGGCTGTGGGATTTCACTCGAACGATGCGATCTCCCGGCGATTAGGGCCGCAATCGCGGAGAAGCAAAAGAAAGCTGCTGAACTGGACTCAGAAGCGAACGCCGCGGAACAGGAAGTCAAACGTGTCGCTGCCTTGATCCAGCAACTCATTCCCCGACAACAGGTGCTTGAGGCGGAGGCCAAGGCCGCCGATGCGACCAGCCGTGCTGCACTAGCGGCTGCGAAGGAGGTGCAGGACCGCATCTATCTGGTGAGGCGCACGCTCGATGACGTGCGATCGCTCCGTGAAAGCGAGAAAAAGGGGAAGCCCACGCCTCCAGAAACCGCTGCGCTGGAAGCAGTGCGCGCAGAACTGAAGCTGGGGCAGTCGCGGGCTCGGTCGGCTATCAGGACTTTGGAGGAAAGATATCAGGGAATCATGGCCACTTGGCTTCCCGATGGAGTGCAAGGCAGCATCAAGCTGGACGGCAACGGCTTGAAGGTCGATGCTGAATTTTCGGGACGGGGCGAGGTGTCCACGGCGGCCCTGGACTCGCTCAAGATCGTCGCCTTCGATCTTGCTGCACTCCATCTAGCCATCGAGGAGAAGGCCGACCTGCCACCGTTCCTCGTTCACGACAGCCCGCGTGAGGCGGACTTGGATGGGCAGCTCTATGCCGGTCTTTTCAAGCTCGTGCATCAATGGGAGGAAAAGACGAGAGTGCCGTGCTTCCAATACATTATTACGACCACTACTGCTCCGCCGCCTGAGCTTCAGGGCGATAGTCATGTGAAACTTCGAATGAGTTCGACGCCGGCAGAAGAACGTCTGTTTCGAATGGATGTTTGA
- a CDS encoding N-6 DNA methylase yields the protein MARKLVTDMSAWPSLLLEGNLIAPAMVSSIDRRQAFEQTEVDYRIRKGLTIREEISTAFRVGQSHFDAFAKLQNPSVEVTRRFVRDFLAETFGFNDLVSADGVISFLAGGRVPVVVVPPSEEKLDRRSPTLSTDRSRSPAFALQDYLNDSESALWGLVTNGAIIRLMRDNASLTRPAYIEGDLAQIFTNEDASSFAVLWLLIHRTRFGVVGTLVTDCVLERWREAGSREGVAARDRLAAQVETALKVLGSGFLEANPDLAARLRSGEIDLTEWFNELLRLIYRLIFLMVAEDRNLLHPETAKPDARKLYADGYSLASLRAQAARAATWDKHHDRYESIKVVFGALACGQEALGLPALGGLFSAGKLPHLEIARLRNRAFMEALYRLSWLSDKTGMVSVNWRAMETEELGSVYESLLELQPQLGDDGKTLTFASEAAEQKGNQRKTTGSYYTPDSLVQLLLDTTLDPVLDEREAQAADPVEGLLKLTVIDPACGSGHFLLAAARRIATRVARRRAGGIPSAADFCHALREVACRCLYGVDRNPMAVELTKVALWIEALEPGRPLAFFDAQIRCGDSLIGVFDRKMLREGLPDEAYKPLTGDDKELSRRYARLNKEQRDREKRLPQLFKDWSPPEILAERDHQLKEMTQDDLASVEAKARGFEAIRSSDDWKNLKSASDLYISANFYMAAFFTPKAAGATGTDAMPLTEHVWQAAGGQAPAEHLRQGARLTSEKVSAFHWFIEFPEMMEHDGGFDVVIGNPPWERIKLQEQEFFAARSPAIAAARNKAERQKLIDDLEKADPESGDGRLWKDFIFAKRTAEAASEFARSSSRYPLTGRGDVNTYALFAELFSRLAKPTGRAGVIVPTGIATDSTTQYFFAWLVASSRLASLYSFFEVRKIFLATDDRSSFCLLTIGHSNQGAEFAFSLLRTTDLANSERRFRLTPAEIAAINPNTKTAPVFRSRADAEVTAKLYACAPVLIQERPQEEGGDINPWGITFQRMFDMSGDSGFFHMPARMEADGWGRDGVDWVRETAAGVERRVPLYEAKMIHQFDHRWSTYGVDASDDEEGARDCTLAEKQSPDFEPSPRYWVPEEEVILRAARVPSALKSAVRQARGEGGKGRRKADADPEEGARAAVLKALVTWLAGAVPALEGGPAREANIVRLLGRAQDWRGALKASPERFLLDPKTLVAGAEMQRETPLAETDLTLIAEGPKDALALAELLIVAKQPRWLMGWRDICRSTDERTVIASVFPRVGTNHKAPLFYLCHSPQLAAAFLASITSLSFDYAARQKIGGTSLTYFYLKQFPTLASSAFSSNDLDFISPRVLELTYTSHAMKPWAEDLGYSGNPFAWNEDRRAKLRAELDAFFARKYGLNEEELRYVLDPAKVKGSDYPSETFRVLKEKEIRLHGEYRTERLVLEAWKRMEGNQGADAIPVSVELPPLEGLPNGAWAWPARVQHWDRLRYAAQYAFWQMDPASDGSRVRFVIAGLAEPALLTPLLAAGDREQWVRLVGPEAQPAQGAVRLRPAINVAWRSMFETLLTSGQLDERNDGTWARGQHFSPAGLEAASADAQRTAFAIRSVRSMDVDSLIAAVVPEDNVIWARFVSG from the coding sequence ATGGCGCGGAAGCTCGTCACCGACATGTCGGCTTGGCCCTCGCTCTTGCTGGAGGGCAACCTCATCGCGCCGGCCATGGTTTCCAGCATCGACCGACGACAAGCCTTCGAACAGACGGAAGTGGACTACCGGATCCGCAAGGGGCTGACGATCCGCGAAGAGATTTCCACCGCCTTCCGCGTCGGCCAGTCCCATTTCGACGCCTTCGCGAAACTTCAAAATCCCTCGGTCGAGGTGACACGGCGCTTCGTGCGAGACTTCTTGGCGGAAACCTTCGGCTTCAACGATCTCGTTTCCGCCGATGGCGTGATCTCTTTCCTCGCCGGTGGCCGCGTCCCTGTGGTCGTCGTCCCGCCTTCCGAGGAAAAGCTCGATAGGCGCAGTCCGACGCTTTCGACCGACCGTTCGCGATCCCCGGCCTTTGCGCTTCAGGATTATCTCAACGACAGCGAGAGCGCGCTCTGGGGTCTGGTCACGAACGGGGCCATCATCCGTCTCATGCGCGACAACGCCTCGCTGACCCGGCCGGCCTATATCGAAGGCGACCTTGCCCAGATCTTCACGAACGAGGATGCCTCCTCTTTCGCCGTTCTCTGGTTGCTGATCCACCGGACACGGTTCGGCGTTGTCGGCACACTTGTCACCGATTGCGTGCTGGAACGCTGGCGTGAGGCCGGCTCTCGCGAAGGCGTGGCCGCCCGCGATCGGCTGGCGGCTCAGGTTGAAACCGCGCTGAAAGTGCTCGGCTCCGGTTTCCTCGAAGCCAATCCCGACCTTGCTGCCCGGTTGAGATCCGGAGAGATCGACCTGACCGAATGGTTCAACGAGCTTCTGCGCCTCATCTATCGCCTCATCTTCCTGATGGTGGCCGAGGACCGGAACCTGCTTCATCCCGAGACGGCAAAGCCGGATGCCCGAAAGCTCTACGCCGATGGGTACAGCCTCGCTTCACTTCGGGCGCAAGCGGCCCGTGCAGCCACCTGGGACAAGCACCACGACCGCTATGAGAGTATCAAGGTCGTCTTCGGCGCTCTTGCCTGCGGGCAGGAAGCGCTCGGCCTGCCCGCGCTTGGCGGGCTTTTCAGCGCCGGCAAGCTGCCGCATCTCGAAATCGCACGTCTGCGCAACCGCGCCTTCATGGAGGCACTCTACCGCCTGTCCTGGCTCTCCGACAAAACCGGCATGGTGTCGGTGAACTGGCGCGCGATGGAAACAGAGGAGCTTGGTTCGGTCTACGAATCGCTGCTCGAACTCCAGCCGCAACTCGGTGACGACGGCAAGACGCTCACCTTCGCCTCGGAGGCCGCCGAGCAGAAGGGTAACCAGCGCAAAACCACCGGCTCTTACTATACGCCGGACAGTCTGGTTCAACTCCTGCTCGACACCACGCTCGATCCGGTGCTCGACGAGCGGGAAGCACAGGCCGCTGATCCTGTCGAAGGGCTATTAAAGCTCACCGTCATCGATCCTGCCTGTGGATCGGGGCATTTTCTACTTGCGGCGGCGCGGCGCATTGCCACGCGCGTCGCCCGCCGCCGCGCCGGTGGAATCCCTTCGGCCGCCGACTTCTGCCATGCGTTGCGTGAGGTCGCCTGCCGTTGCCTCTACGGTGTGGACCGCAACCCCATGGCGGTCGAGCTGACCAAGGTGGCGCTCTGGATCGAAGCGCTGGAGCCGGGCCGGCCGCTCGCCTTCTTCGATGCGCAGATTCGCTGCGGCGATAGTCTGATCGGTGTGTTCGACCGAAAGATGCTGCGCGAGGGATTGCCAGACGAGGCCTACAAGCCGCTGACTGGCGACGACAAGGAACTCTCCCGCCGCTATGCTCGCCTCAACAAGGAACAGCGTGATCGGGAGAAGAGGCTGCCGCAACTGTTCAAGGACTGGTCGCCGCCCGAAATCCTTGCCGAGCGGGATCACCAGCTGAAGGAGATGACGCAGGATGATCTGGCGAGCGTCGAGGCGAAGGCGCGAGGCTTCGAGGCGATACGTTCGTCGGACGATTGGAAAAATCTAAAGTCGGCCAGCGACCTCTATATCTCGGCCAATTTCTATATGGCGGCGTTCTTCACGCCGAAAGCGGCAGGCGCCACTGGCACAGACGCCATGCCGTTGACCGAACATGTGTGGCAGGCGGCAGGCGGTCAGGCACCTGCCGAGCACCTGCGCCAGGGCGCCCGGCTGACCTCCGAGAAGGTGAGCGCCTTCCACTGGTTCATCGAATTCCCCGAGATGATGGAGCACGATGGCGGTTTCGATGTGGTGATCGGCAATCCGCCGTGGGAGCGGATCAAGCTTCAGGAACAGGAGTTCTTCGCCGCGCGTTCGCCGGCGATCGCCGCCGCGCGGAACAAGGCGGAACGTCAGAAGCTGATCGACGACCTGGAGAAGGCCGATCCCGAGAGCGGGGATGGCCGGCTGTGGAAGGATTTTATCTTCGCCAAGCGCACGGCGGAAGCAGCGAGCGAGTTTGCCCGTTCATCGAGCCGCTATCCGCTCACAGGTCGAGGTGACGTCAATACCTATGCGCTTTTCGCGGAGCTTTTCTCGCGCCTCGCCAAGCCAACCGGGCGCGCAGGCGTGATTGTTCCAACGGGCATCGCCACCGATTCTACAACGCAGTACTTTTTCGCTTGGTTGGTGGCTTCCTCGCGCCTTGCCTCACTTTATAGCTTTTTTGAGGTGAGAAAGATTTTTCTGGCGACCGATGATCGGAGCTCATTCTGTCTGCTGACAATCGGGCACTCGAATCAGGGTGCCGAGTTCGCGTTCTCGCTGTTGCGTACAACCGATCTTGCGAATTCGGAGCGGCGGTTTCGCCTAACCCCTGCAGAGATCGCGGCAATTAACCCGAACACCAAGACTGCTCCTGTCTTTCGTTCCCGTGCCGATGCAGAGGTAACGGCGAAGCTCTATGCCTGCGCGCCCGTATTGATCCAGGAACGGCCGCAGGAGGAAGGCGGCGACATCAATCCGTGGGGCATCACATTCCAGCGCATGTTCGATATGTCTGGTGATTCCGGTTTCTTCCACATGCCCGCTCGGATGGAGGCCGATGGCTGGGGGCGTGATGGCGTGGATTGGGTGCGGGAGACGGCGGCGGGTGTTGAGCGCCGCGTGCCGCTCTATGAAGCCAAGATGATCCACCAATTCGATCATCGCTGGTCGACCTATGGGGTCGACGCGAGCGACGATGAGGAAGGCGCCCGCGACTGCACCCTTGCCGAAAAGCAGAGCCCGGATTTCGAGCCGTCGCCGCGTTACTGGGTGCCCGAGGAAGAAGTCATCCTACGCGCCGCCCGCGTGCCATCGGCATTAAAAAGCGCGGTTAGGCAGGCTCGGGGTGAAGGCGGAAAGGGACGCCGCAAGGCGGATGCAGACCCGGAAGAAGGCGCGCGCGCCGCCGTGCTCAAGGCGCTTGTCACCTGGCTGGCCGGAGCCGTTCCTGCCCTCGAAGGAGGCCCGGCGCGAGAGGCCAACATCGTCCGCCTTCTCGGTCGCGCACAGGATTGGCGTGGAGCGCTGAAGGCATCGCCCGAACGCTTCCTGCTCGATCCTAAGACGCTCGTTGCTGGCGCGGAGATGCAACGCGAGACGCCACTGGCGGAAACCGATCTCACCCTCATCGCCGAGGGACCGAAGGACGCGCTCGCCCTTGCCGAGCTACTGATCGTCGCCAAACAACCCCGCTGGCTCATGGGGTGGCGCGATATCTGCCGTTCAACAGACGAGCGGACGGTGATTGCCAGCGTATTCCCGCGGGTAGGTACGAATCACAAGGCCCCGCTATTCTATTTATGCCACTCACCCCAACTCGCCGCTGCATTTCTGGCAAGCATAACTTCCTTATCTTTTGATTATGCGGCCCGCCAAAAAATTGGGGGAACTTCCCTTACCTATTTCTATCTGAAACAGTTTCCTACTCTAGCTTCTTCAGCGTTCTCTTCCAATGACCTCGATTTCATCAGCCCGCGCGTTCTGGAGCTGACTTACACTAGCCACGCGATGAAGCCCTGGGCGGAGGATCTCGGGTATTCCGGCAATCCATTCGCCTGGAACGAGGATCGTCGCGCCAAATTGCGCGCCGAGCTCGACGCCTTCTTTGCTAGGAAATACGGCCTCAATGAAGAAGAGCTGCGGTATGTCCTCGATCCTGCCAAGGTTAAAGGCTCTGACTACCCGTCAGAAACCTTCCGTGTGTTGAAGGAAAAGGAAATCCGCCTCCACGGCGAATACCGGACCGAGCGCCTGGTGCTGGAGGCGTGGAAGCGGATGGAGGGGAATCAGGGGGCCGACGCGATACCTGTCTCCGTCGAATTGCCGCCTCTCGAAGGCCTGCCGAATGGCGCGTGGGCCTGGCCGGCAAGGGTTCAACACTGGGACCGTCTCCGCTACGCAGCGCAGTATGCGTTTTGGCAAATGGACCCCGCGAGCGATGGCTCGCGCGTGCGCTTCGTCATCGCCGGTCTCGCCGAGCCCGCGCTGCTGACGCCTCTGCTCGCCGCTGGCGACCGGGAACAATGGGTCAGGCTTGTCGGTCCCGAGGCGCAGCCTGCACAGGGCGCGGTTCGACTGCGCCCCGCCATCAACGTGGCGTGGCGGTCCATGTTCGAGACGCTGCTCACCTCGGGTCAGTTGGACGAGCGCAACGACGGGACGTGGGCAAGGGGGCAGCATTTCAGTCCGGCGGGGCTGGAAGCCGCTTCCGCCGACGCTCAGCGCACCGCCTTCGCGATCCGCTCCGTACGGAGCATGGACGTTGACAGCCTCATCGCTGCCGTCGTACCGGAAGACAATGTGATCTGGGCGAGGTTTGTCAGTGGCTGA